The following are encoded in a window of Lactobacillus panisapium genomic DNA:
- a CDS encoding SDR family oxidoreductase: MEKQVMLVVGAGQISLAIARRLGADYQIIVGDKNLEHAQKFEQTLTEAGFNAKASEMDLASRDSIKETIKLATTFGEIKALVNGAGLSPSQAKTEDILKVDLYGTAVLLEEVGKVIAKGGVGITISSQSGHRLHALTTEQDRQLATTPTSKLLQLPILQPENIADTLQAYQLAKRCNEKRVMAEAINWAKRGARLNAIAPGIIVTPLALDEFNGIRGDFYRKMFAQSPAGRPGTADEVANVAELLMTQQGAFITGSTFLIDGGATANYFYGQQADN, encoded by the coding sequence ATGGAAAAACAAGTAATGCTAGTTGTTGGTGCAGGGCAAATCAGTCTTGCGATTGCACGAAGATTAGGGGCTGATTATCAAATTATTGTTGGTGACAAGAACTTAGAACATGCCCAAAAGTTCGAACAGACTTTAACAGAAGCCGGCTTTAATGCTAAAGCAAGCGAAATGGATTTAGCATCACGAGATTCAATCAAAGAAACCATTAAACTTGCTACGACCTTTGGTGAAATAAAAGCTTTAGTTAATGGTGCCGGATTATCACCAAGTCAGGCCAAGACCGAAGATATTTTAAAAGTTGACTTGTACGGCACAGCGGTCCTACTTGAGGAAGTGGGCAAAGTTATTGCGAAAGGCGGTGTTGGGATTACTATTTCTAGTCAATCTGGTCACCGTCTTCACGCCTTAACAACTGAGCAAGATCGTCAACTCGCTACCACTCCAACCAGTAAATTATTGCAATTGCCAATCCTGCAACCAGAAAACATCGCCGATACGCTCCAAGCATACCAGTTAGCAAAAAGGTGTAATGAAAAAAGAGTGATGGCAGAAGCAATCAACTGGGCTAAAAGAGGAGCACGACTGAATGCAATTGCTCCCGGAATCATCGTAACACCTCTTGCTCTAGATGAATTTAACGGCATCAGGGGCGACTTTTACCGAAAAATGTTTGCCCAGTCCCCTGCTGGACGTCCAGGAACTGCGGATGAAGTAGCGAATGTAGCGGAGTTGTTAATGACACAGCAAGGTGCATTTATTACCGGCTCAACTTTTCTAATTGATGGCGGAGCTACGGCAAATTACTTTTATGGCCAGCAAGCTGACAATTAA
- a CDS encoding RNA polymerase sigma factor — MRQEAILIRKIKAGDQDALPELYNLYRPLINHVKQQYYVRYYDEQDWNQEALIVCHEAALKYQEGKGTFGSYYKVRLLNRIRSVLRYHMAYRRRASTQAISLETAITNGLKPVRRPAVLVSCVPLSESVEEAISNLSLLEIWTLLIILGVYRQEEVINYLKVSQLTLVRARSRLIRKMRASLLK; from the coding sequence ATGAGACAGGAAGCAATTTTAATTAGAAAAATCAAAGCGGGAGACCAAGATGCATTACCAGAACTCTACAATTTATATCGCCCATTAATAAACCATGTTAAGCAGCAATATTATGTTCGTTATTATGATGAACAAGATTGGAACCAGGAAGCCTTGATTGTGTGTCACGAAGCAGCACTAAAATATCAAGAAGGAAAAGGGACATTCGGCAGTTATTATAAAGTTCGTCTGCTTAACCGTATTCGTTCTGTCTTACGTTATCACATGGCATATCGTAGACGAGCTTCGACACAAGCAATTTCACTGGAAACGGCAATTACCAATGGGCTGAAGCCTGTCCGCCGTCCAGCAGTTTTAGTTTCTTGTGTGCCATTATCTGAAAGCGTAGAGGAAGCCATTAGTAATCTCTCGTTGTTAGAAATATGGACTTTATTAATTATTCTTGGCGTTTATCGGCAAGAAGAGGTAATCAATTATCTAAAAGTAAGTCAGCTTACCTTAGTTCGGGCGCGTTCGCGCTTGATTAGAAAAATGCGCGCAAGCCTATTAAAATAA
- the rplK gene encoding 50S ribosomal protein L11, with amino-acid sequence MAKKVINVVKLQIPAGAATPAPPVGPALGQAGINIVGFTKDFNARTADQKGMIIPVVITVYEDRSFEFVTKTPPAPVLLKQAAKIDKASGEPNTKKVGKVTKDQVKEIAETKMKDLNAADVEAAMRMIEGTARSMGIEVED; translated from the coding sequence GTGGCAAAAAAAGTTATTAACGTTGTCAAATTACAAATACCAGCTGGTGCTGCAACACCCGCACCTCCAGTTGGTCCTGCTTTGGGTCAAGCAGGTATTAACATTGTTGGTTTTACTAAGGACTTCAATGCTAGAACTGCTGACCAAAAAGGCATGATTATTCCTGTAGTCATTACAGTTTACGAAGATCGTTCATTCGAATTCGTTACTAAGACTCCACCAGCTCCAGTACTTCTGAAGCAAGCTGCTAAAATTGACAAGGCTTCTGGTGAACCTAATACCAAGAAAGTTGGTAAGGTAACCAAGGATCAAGTTAAGGAAATCGCTGAAACTAAGATGAAGGACCTTAACGCTGCTGATGTCGAAGCTGCTATGCGGATGATCGAAGGTACTGCTAGAAGCATGGGTATCGAAGTCGAAGACTAA
- the rpmG gene encoding 50S ribosomal protein L33 — translation MAVKKASLACSICGSRNYSITASKNRTQRLELKKFCKHCGKMTVHKETR, via the coding sequence ATGGCAGTGAAAAAAGCATCATTAGCCTGCAGCATTTGCGGCTCGCGTAACTACTCAATCACCGCAAGCAAGAATCGCACCCAGCGGCTTGAATTAAAGAAATTCTGTAAGCATTGCGGTAAAATGACGGTGCATAAGGAAACGAGGTAA
- the cysS gene encoding cysteine--tRNA ligase, whose amino-acid sequence MKIYNTLTKTKEEFQPIRPGQITMYVCGPTVYNYIHIGNARSAIAFDTIRRYFEFRGYHVNFVSNFTDVDDKMINEARREKTTVPELAERYIKAYQEDTAALNIEPATKNPRATHEITAIINFIKQLIAQGYAYEADGDVYYHAKKFAHYGELSSQNIAELEEGASEHINEEEQKRKQDPIDFALWKKQKQPDEIAWNSPWGKGRPGWHIECSVMATKYLGETIDIHGGGQDLEFPHHENEIAQSEAATGKKFVHYWMHNGFVTVGAEAEKMSKSLHNFVTVHDLLKTVDPQVLRFLMASVQYRRQINYSKENLQQAEIILQRFKNTLNNLEYRLSDQTSSVQAAALEEAIKKTKMAFITAMDDDFNVQNALAAIYDLLPVVNANIAAENADKEALKEVKQLLHDWLAVFGIETTQLTATTAAEDEDEIAALIKEREQARKNKDWAKSDQLRAQLKEMGITVEDTPQGTRWIRE is encoded by the coding sequence GTGAAAATTTATAATACTCTGACCAAAACAAAAGAAGAATTTCAGCCGATTCGCCCTGGACAAATTACGATGTATGTCTGTGGCCCCACTGTCTACAACTACATTCATATTGGGAACGCCCGTAGTGCCATTGCATTTGACACTATCAGACGCTATTTTGAATTTCGGGGTTATCACGTTAACTTTGTTTCTAACTTTACCGATGTGGACGACAAGATGATTAATGAAGCACGGCGCGAAAAGACCACGGTGCCTGAATTAGCAGAGCGGTACATTAAAGCTTATCAAGAAGATACTGCAGCCTTAAATATTGAGCCAGCAACCAAAAATCCGCGTGCCACTCATGAAATAACGGCAATTATCAATTTTATTAAGCAACTGATTGCTCAAGGTTATGCCTATGAGGCCGATGGGGATGTTTATTATCATGCTAAAAAATTTGCGCATTACGGTGAATTAAGCAGTCAGAATATCGCTGAACTGGAAGAGGGTGCCTCCGAGCACATCAACGAAGAGGAACAAAAAAGAAAGCAGGATCCAATCGATTTTGCATTATGGAAAAAGCAGAAGCAGCCAGATGAAATTGCGTGGAATTCGCCTTGGGGCAAAGGCCGCCCTGGTTGGCACATTGAGTGTTCCGTGATGGCTACAAAGTACTTAGGCGAGACAATCGATATTCATGGCGGTGGGCAAGATTTAGAATTTCCGCACCATGAAAATGAAATCGCACAAAGTGAAGCCGCAACTGGCAAAAAATTTGTTCATTATTGGATGCATAATGGGTTTGTAACTGTTGGCGCAGAAGCAGAAAAAATGTCGAAATCGCTGCATAATTTTGTGACGGTGCATGATTTGCTGAAAACAGTTGACCCGCAAGTTCTGCGCTTCTTGATGGCTAGCGTGCAATATCGCCGTCAAATCAATTATTCTAAGGAAAACCTGCAGCAAGCCGAAATTATTTTGCAACGCTTCAAAAACACACTGAATAACTTGGAATACCGACTTAGCGATCAGACGAGCAGTGTTCAGGCAGCTGCTTTAGAAGAAGCAATTAAGAAAACGAAAATGGCATTCATCACGGCTATGGATGACGATTTTAACGTGCAAAATGCGCTAGCTGCAATTTATGATTTATTGCCAGTTGTTAATGCTAATATTGCTGCGGAAAATGCTGATAAAGAGGCTTTAAAAGAAGTAAAACAATTGCTGCATGATTGGCTGGCAGTTTTTGGTATTGAAACGACACAGTTAACCGCAACAACTGCTGCTGAAGATGAAGATGAGATTGCCGCGTTGATTAAAGAACGCGAACAAGCGCGGAAAAATAAGGATTGGGCTAAAAGCGACCAATTGCGTGCGCAATTAAAAGAAATGGGAATTACAGTGGAGGACACCCCACAAGGAACAAGGTGGATACGTGAATAA
- the secE gene encoding preprotein translocase subunit SecE, with protein sequence MIKFFKSVGHEMRLVTWPSAKQNRHDTGIVITTSVLFALFLGLLDYLFSILTQMFM encoded by the coding sequence ATGATTAAGTTTTTTAAGAGTGTAGGACATGAAATGCGGTTAGTCACTTGGCCAAGTGCTAAGCAAAACCGTCATGATACAGGCATTGTAATTACTACCTCTGTCTTATTCGCTTTATTCCTTGGATTACTGGACTACTTGTTCAGTATTTTGACGCAGATGTTTATGTAA
- the gltX gene encoding glutamate--tRNA ligase: MAKQKIRVRYAPSPTGHLHIGNARTALFNYLFARHNKGTFVLRIEDTDQKRNVEGGSESQMDNLRWLGIDWDEGPDKGGDFGPYRQSERKDIYNKYIKQLIDEGKAYYSYKTEEELEEQREEQRAMGIAPHYTYEYEGLTADEIAQKQEEAKAKGLKPVVRIHIPEMETYSWEDIVKGHLSFESDTIGGDFVIQKRDGMPTYNFAVVIDDHLMEITHVLRGDDHVSNTPKQLAVYEALGWEPPKFGHMTLIINSETGKKLSKRDESVLQFIEQYRDMGYLPDAMFNFITLLGWSPVGENEIFTQRELIKQFDPARLSNSPAAFDQKKLEWINNQYIKKADRDTLLDLALNNLQEAGLVEQDPNPEKMEWVRQLVNIYSVQMSYTKQIVDLAKIFFDAPKNLSEEEIDEIRKDEARPVIEEFKKQVDLIPRFTSPQIMNAVQATRQETGIKGRRLFMPIRIATTRSMVGPGIGEAMELLGKQRVMQHLDLTLKQMSENGL; the protein is encoded by the coding sequence TTGGCAAAACAAAAAATTCGGGTAAGATATGCCCCAAGTCCAACGGGACATTTGCATATCGGTAACGCGCGTACTGCATTATTTAATTATCTATTTGCGCGCCATAATAAAGGTACTTTTGTATTAAGAATTGAAGATACCGACCAAAAGCGGAACGTTGAAGGTGGTTCTGAGTCTCAGATGGATAACCTTCGCTGGCTTGGAATTGATTGGGATGAAGGTCCTGATAAGGGCGGTGACTTTGGTCCTTACCGGCAATCAGAACGTAAAGATATTTACAATAAGTACATCAAGCAATTAATTGATGAAGGTAAAGCTTATTATTCATATAAAACTGAAGAAGAGCTTGAAGAGCAACGTGAAGAGCAGCGCGCAATGGGGATTGCACCGCACTACACCTATGAATATGAGGGCCTGACAGCTGACGAAATTGCGCAAAAGCAAGAAGAAGCTAAGGCCAAGGGCTTGAAGCCAGTTGTTCGGATTCACATTCCTGAAATGGAAACTTATTCCTGGGAAGATATTGTTAAGGGCCATTTGAGTTTTGAATCAGACACGATCGGTGGCGATTTTGTTATTCAAAAACGTGATGGTATGCCAACTTATAACTTTGCAGTTGTTATTGACGATCACTTGATGGAAATTACTCACGTGCTGCGTGGGGATGACCATGTTTCCAACACGCCAAAGCAATTAGCAGTTTATGAAGCGCTTGGCTGGGAACCACCAAAATTTGGTCACATGACATTGATTATCAATTCTGAGACTGGTAAGAAGCTTTCCAAGCGTGACGAATCAGTTTTGCAATTTATTGAGCAATACCGTGATATGGGCTATTTGCCAGATGCCATGTTTAACTTTATTACCCTTCTTGGTTGGTCACCTGTGGGCGAAAATGAGATTTTTACTCAACGTGAATTGATTAAACAATTTGACCCAGCTCGGTTATCAAATTCTCCTGCTGCTTTTGACCAAAAGAAGCTTGAGTGGATTAATAACCAATACATTAAGAAGGCCGATCGTGACACCTTGCTTGATTTGGCTTTGAATAACTTGCAAGAAGCCGGGCTAGTTGAACAAGATCCAAATCCAGAAAAGATGGAATGGGTTCGGCAACTGGTAAATATTTACTCAGTGCAAATGTCATACACTAAGCAAATTGTTGATTTGGCCAAAATTTTCTTTGATGCACCGAAGAACTTGAGTGAAGAAGAAATCGATGAAATTCGCAAAGACGAAGCTAGACCTGTAATCGAAGAATTTAAGAAGCAAGTTGATCTGATTCCACGGTTTACTTCTCCCCAAATCATGAATGCTGTTCAAGCAACACGTCAAGAAACGGGCATTAAGGGTAGAAGACTGTTTATGCCAATCAGAATTGCAACCACTAGATCAATGGTTGGCCCTGGCATTGGTGAAGCAATGGAACTTTTAGGTAAGCAAAGAGTGATGCAGCACTTGGACTTAACCTTGAAGCAAATGAGCGAAAACGGCTTATAA
- the rlmB gene encoding 23S rRNA (guanosine(2251)-2'-O)-methyltransferase RlmB has product MTSNDKDFVFGKHAGLDFLKTQDADRINKVFLQQGVQESFANEVFGLAKKKGIIVQTVPKNKLDRLVQGGNHQGLVLTVASFEYAALDDLLAQFDRDEKEPFLLMLDSIEDPHNLGSILRTADATGVDAIIIPKRHATGLTSVVAKTSTGAIDHVPVARVNNLVQTSQMLKKHGYWLFGTDMKGTDYRRWDSNGKTVLVIGNEGKGISRLLKEQMDQMLTLPMVGHVQSLNASVATGVLLYQMLNSRNPLN; this is encoded by the coding sequence ATGACTTCAAATGATAAAGATTTTGTTTTTGGTAAGCATGCGGGGCTTGATTTTCTCAAAACGCAAGACGCTGACCGCATTAATAAGGTGTTTTTACAGCAGGGAGTCCAGGAAAGTTTTGCTAATGAAGTATTTGGGTTAGCGAAAAAGAAGGGCATTATTGTCCAAACAGTCCCTAAAAATAAACTTGATCGGTTGGTTCAAGGCGGCAATCACCAAGGTTTGGTTCTAACTGTTGCTAGCTTTGAATACGCCGCTTTGGATGATTTGCTTGCTCAATTCGATCGTGACGAAAAAGAGCCGTTTCTGTTAATGCTCGATTCAATTGAAGATCCGCATAATTTGGGCTCAATTTTACGGACAGCCGACGCTACCGGAGTTGACGCTATCATCATTCCTAAACGGCATGCGACCGGGTTAACTTCGGTTGTAGCTAAGACTTCAACTGGGGCAATTGATCACGTGCCAGTTGCTCGCGTTAATAACTTGGTTCAGACAAGTCAAATGCTAAAAAAACATGGTTATTGGCTTTTTGGAACAGATATGAAGGGAACGGATTATCGTCGGTGGGACAGTAACGGTAAGACCGTGCTTGTCATCGGAAATGAGGGTAAAGGAATTTCGCGTCTGCTTAAAGAACAGATGGATCAAATGTTAACTTTGCCAATGGTCGGTCACGTCCAGTCGCTCAATGCCAGTGTCGCAACCGGTGTGCTGCTCTACCAGATGCTCAATAGTCGTAATCCACTTAATTAA
- a CDS encoding Mini-ribonuclease 3, with the protein MNKVKKLVESAVNPDTLNGQTLAYLGDAVYEIAIRQHLIKGGIVKPQVLQRQATHYVSAKAQAALITKLQDENLLSSDEIATFKRGRNSKTYTKAKNTSLATYQLSTGFEAVWGYLELLNKTDRITELNAWCIKTVEEGGIDQYDFK; encoded by the coding sequence GTGAATAAAGTAAAGAAGTTAGTCGAAAGTGCTGTGAATCCGGATACGTTAAATGGCCAAACACTGGCTTATTTAGGGGATGCAGTTTATGAAATTGCAATCCGCCAGCACCTAATTAAAGGTGGAATTGTTAAACCGCAGGTTTTACAACGGCAGGCAACGCACTATGTTTCTGCGAAAGCTCAGGCGGCATTAATTACAAAACTGCAAGATGAAAATTTACTTAGTAGCGATGAAATTGCCACGTTTAAGCGAGGACGCAATTCGAAAACGTATACTAAAGCCAAAAATACCAGTTTAGCCACATACCAATTGTCCACTGGTTTTGAAGCAGTTTGGGGCTACTTGGAATTATTGAATAAAACGGACCGCATTACCGAATTGAATGCATGGTGCATTAAGACAGTAGAGGAAGGTGGCATTGATCAGTATGACTTCAAATGA
- the nusG gene encoding transcription termination/antitermination protein NusG — MVETTKKQWFVLHTYSGYEDKVKSDLLSRAQSMGMQDYIFRVMVPEQEKIEKVNDKKKEVEEKIFPGYVLVEMVMTDESWFVVRNTPNVTGFVGSHGGGSKPSPLLDEEVNRLLRQQGEPAKRPQIDYEVGETVTIIDGAFNGVEGKITEIQPDKYKLFVSVDMFGRATTTELDYDQVKKIS; from the coding sequence ATGGTTGAAACAACTAAAAAGCAATGGTTTGTACTTCACACTTATTCAGGCTATGAAGACAAGGTTAAATCTGACCTCTTATCTCGTGCTCAAAGCATGGGGATGCAAGATTACATTTTTCGGGTAATGGTTCCTGAACAAGAGAAAATCGAGAAAGTTAACGACAAGAAAAAAGAAGTCGAAGAAAAAATCTTTCCTGGTTACGTTTTAGTTGAAATGGTTATGACCGATGAAAGCTGGTTTGTTGTTCGTAATACACCTAATGTAACTGGCTTTGTTGGTTCACATGGTGGTGGTTCCAAGCCTTCGCCGCTATTAGATGAAGAAGTTAACCGCTTATTGCGTCAACAAGGTGAGCCAGCTAAACGGCCACAAATTGACTATGAAGTTGGTGAAACTGTGACAATTATTGACGGCGCCTTTAATGGTGTTGAAGGTAAAATCACGGAAATTCAACCAGATAAGTATAAGTTGTTTGTTTCTGTTGATATGTTTGGTCGGGCAACCACTACAGAACTTGATTACGATCAAGTAAAGAAAATTAGCTAA